One Penaeus chinensis breed Huanghai No. 1 chromosome 12, ASM1920278v2, whole genome shotgun sequence DNA segment encodes these proteins:
- the LOC125031188 gene encoding 2-hydroxyacyl-CoA lyase 2-like, which produces MSDYFSTFTRVKMDDQMIAYITLFTSTTVIGFGIGAILSYFHLPFIWTHKVDKESKRHGGELVAEVLKSHGIRYIFTLPGGHISPILVASEKLGIRIVDTRHEVSTVFAADAVARMSGTVGVAAVTAGPGLTNTVTAVKNAQMAESPVLLIGGAAASILKGRGALQDIDQMSLFKPLCKYCATVTSVRDIVPVVRRALQEAQSGTPGPVFIEFPIDVLYPYHMVAKEIGVKGEGKSFMQKIVNWYLGNYLDNLFAGAWDPQDTKPLRVNIPFANHDLVQKCVSIVSKAKKPVILLGSQATLPPTPAEDLQRSLKTLGIPCFLGGMSRGLLGPKSDIQMRQRRRDALKEADVIILAGSVCDFRLSYGRTLGRKAKIIAINRNKEQLYKNADMFWKPTVAVLGDVGTFMRDLAAGLAGYVCDAEWISTLRERDEAKEITNKKMAEDIPEMHLNPMKVFMELEELLPSDAVLVADGGDFVATAAYILRPRGPLMWLDPGAFGTLGVGGGFALGAKLCRPESQVWIIYGDGSLGYSLSEFDTYTRHKTPVIALVGNDAGWTQIAREQVPMFGSSVACNLAYCDYHKAAEGLGAKGVLIGSKDNVTEKLKEVQEIYEKEGASVLANVLIGKTKFREGSISV; this is translated from the exons ATGAGTGATTACTTTAGCACTTTTACAAGAGTCAAGATGGATGACCAGATGATAGCCTACATTACCCTTTTCACATCTACGACTGTGATAGGGTTCGGCATTGGAGCGATACTCTCttacttccacctccctttcatcTGGACGCACAAG GTTGATAAAGAGAGTAAACGCCATGGAGGTGAACTTGTGGCAGAAGTTTTAAAATCCCATGGAATACGCTACATCTTTACTTTACCTGGTGGCCACATCTCGCCCATTCTTGTTGCATCAGAAAAGCTTGGAATACGCATCGTCGACACACGGCATGAG GTTTCAACAGTATTTGCTGCTGATGCTGTTGCCCGTATGTCTGGCACGGTTGGGGTAGCAGCTGTTACCGCTGGTCCTGGACTCACCAATACTGTTACAGCTGTAAAGAATGCTCAGATGGCAGAGAGTCCTGTTCTGCTAATTG GTGGAGCTGCTGCCTCTATCTTGAAGGGTCGAGGAGCTCTTCAGGATATAGATCAGATGTCGCTCTTTAAGCCTCTGTGCAAGTACTGTGCAACTGTCACCTCAGTACGAGATATTGTGCCCGTCGTCAGGCGAGCTTTGCAGGAGGCCCAGAGTGGAACACCAG GTCCAGTGTTTATTGAATTTCCCATTGATGTGTTGTATCCATACCACATGGTTGCAAAGGAGATTGGTGTCAAGGGAGAGGGCAAGTCCTTCATGCAGAAGATTGTGAACTG GTACCTTGGTAACTACCTCGACAATCTCTTTGCCGGAGCATGGGATCCTCAGGACACCAAGCCTCTCAGGGTTAACATTCCTTTTGCCAACCATGATTTGG TTCAGAAGTGTGTGTCAATAGTTTCCAAGGCAAAGAAGCCAGTTATTCTGCTTGGAAGTCAGGCAACTCTCCCACCAACGCCTGCTGAAGATCTACAGCGTTCTTTGAAAACCCTTGGGATTCCTTGCTTCCTTGGAGGCATGTCCCGTGGGCTTTTAG GTCCAAAGAGTGACATCCAGATGCGCCAGAGAAGACGTGATGCATTGAAGGAAGCAGATGTCATTATCTTGGCTGGTTCAGTGTGTGACTTCAGGCTGTCATATGGAAGGACCCTGGGACGTAAAGCCaaaattattgctattaacagGAACAAGGAACAACTATACaag AATGCTGACATGTTCTGGAAGCCAACTGTTGCTGTTCTGGGTGATGTTGGAACGTTCATGAGAGACCTTGCAGCTGGTTTAGCTGGATACGTTTGTGATGCAGAATGGATCTCCAccctcagagagagagatgaagctaaagaaataacaaataagaag ATGGCTGAAGATATACCCGAGATGCATCTAAACCCAATGAAAGTGTTTATGGAACTTGAGGAACTGCTTCCATCTGATGCTGTCCTTGTTGCTGATGGAGGAGATTTTGTGGCAACGGCTGCTTACATTCTTCG CCCCCGAGGTCCTCTCATGTGGCTAGATCCTGGTGCTTTTGGGACTCTTGGTGTCGGCGGAGGATTTGCTCTGGGAGCCAAGCTATGTCGTCCAGAATCTCAG GTCTGGATTATTTATGGCGATGGATCCTTAGGCTACTCATTATCAGAGTTTGACACATATACTCGCCACAAGACCCCTGTCATTGCTCTCGTTGGAAATGATGCAGGCTGGACTCAGATTGCACGAGAGCAAGTTCCCATGTTCGGATCCAGTGTTGCATGCAATTTAGCA TACTGCGACTACCATAAAGCTGCTGAGGGTCTTGGTGCAAAGGGAGTTCTTATTGGATCCAAAGACAATGTAACTGAGAAACTAAAGGAAGTGCAAGAAATttatgagaaagagggagcgtCAGTCCTTGCCAATGTATTAATTGGTAAAACTAAGTTTAGAGAGGGCAGTATATCAGTCTAG